One genomic window of Nicotiana sylvestris chromosome 10, ASM39365v2, whole genome shotgun sequence includes the following:
- the LOC138880427 gene encoding uncharacterized protein, with the protein MEKKSEESFREFGLRWREQVTRVSPPIGEEEMVELFLQARGPTYFSHLILTLGKPFNDVVKMGEMVEEGIKSGKIMSYSAMKDITEDIQNIPVSLGKRKRSRKDDPLGIPAQRFQPRHRPHGYPCAPDDPSQCYFSLQKPQSQTSLSHYPIHNAPPYAPHPRGPRWPAPLPQMSYPPPQAYQPPARKRFQPRLEYKLKRQQKKEKAFTYIGESYASLFQRLRQLDLLKPIQIKMPNPLPKKFNFSQRYAYCSNAPGHSTEKCWHLKKAIQKLIDAGDIIVQNPDAVDTSQSTSPVHNETHTVGMICFEKEYENSSEVLRGPRAAKLSALSKLDLKNEPAKGTQTQFAKVNVVKTCEGPSNGDAKPSG; encoded by the coding sequence atggaaaagaaatcggaggaaagctttagggagtttgggctcagatggagggagcaagttACTCGAGTCAgtcccccgattggtgaagaagaaatggttgagcttttcctacaagcccggGGGCCCACCTATTTCAGTCATTTGATTCTGACCTTgggtaaacctttcaatgatgtggtaaaaatgggggagatggtagaagagggaatcaagtcaggcaaaatcatgagttattcggcaatgAAAGATATTAcggaagacattcagaacatcccagtaagtttGGGTAAAAGAAAGAGAAGTAGAAAAGATGATCCACTGGGCATTCCTGCTCAACGCTTTCAGCCTCGACATCGACCCcatggatatccttgtgcaccagatgatccttcccaatgctacttctctctaCAGAAACCCCAAAGTCAAACATCACTTTCCCATTACCCTATCCataatgcaccaccatatgctccacacccgcGAGGCCCGCGATGGCCCGCACCACTTCCCCAAATGTCTTACCCGCCCCCTCAAGCATATCAGCCACCTGCTcgcaaaaggttccaaccgaggcTAGAATACAAACTGAAAAGacaacagaaaaaagaaaaggctttcacttATATTGGAGAATcgtatgccagtttgttccaaaggttgaggcaattggacctgctgaagccgattcagataaaaatgccaaaccctctgccAAAGAAGTTTAATTTTTCTCAAAGGTAcgcatattgctctaatgccccGGGTCACAgcacagaaaagtgttggcacctgaaaaaagcaattcagaagcttattgatgcaggtgacattatcgtgcaaaatccagatgcagtagacactagccaaagtacatcgcctgttcataatgagacgcatacagtgggtatgatttgttttgaaaaggaatatgagaattcttctgaggtCCTCAGAGGTCCACGTGCTgcgaagctttcagcgctatcaaaGCTTGATCTTAAAAACGAGCCGGCAAAAGGGACCCAAACGCAATTCGCTAAAGTCAATGTGGtgaagacttgtgaaggtcctagtaatggtGATGCGAAACCCAGTGGCTAA
- the LOC138879042 gene encoding secreted RxLR effector protein 161-like — MCPKTLKETERMIRVPYRSAVGSLMYAMVCTRPDICQAVGLVSRYQTDTGLAHWQTVKRIMRYLKGTADYALCYQGGKDLRLVGYSDADHGGDLDERKSTSGYVFLLSDRAISWSSKKKSCVSLSTMEAEYVALASATQEVVWLKKFLEHLLDIAETTKAVLVYCDSEAAISSTKDPKFHCKTKHIDIKYNYARDMVKRKVVNVKYVSTKDILADPLTKPLSRDAFVRHTRSQGLRRL, encoded by the coding sequence ATGTGTCCTAAGACTCTTAAAGAGACAGAAAGAATGATCCGAGTTCCTTATAGGAGCGCAGTCGGAAGTCTAATGTATGCTATGGTGTGCACTAGACCTGATATCTGCCAAGCAGTTGGCTTGGTAAGTAGATATCAGACCGACACAGGTTTAGCACATTGGCAAACAGTAAAGAGGATTATGAGATATCTGAAGGGAACTGCTGATTATGCCCTTTGTTATCAAGGCGGCAAGGATCTGCGATTAGTTGGATACAGTGATGCTGACCATGGAGGAGATCTAGACGAGAGAAAGTCTACCTCAGGATATGTATTCTTACTCAGTGATAGGGCCATATCATGGAGTAGTAAGAAAAAATCATGTGTATCACTATCTACGATGGAAGCCGAATATGTGGCTCTCGCATCAGCAACACAAGaagttgtttggttgaaaaagttCTTGGAGCACTTGTTGGATATTGCTGAAACTACTAAAGCAGTATTAGTCTACTGTGACAGTGAGGCTGCAATATCCTCCACCAAGGACCCAAAGTTTCATTGTAAAACCAAACATATAGATATCAAGTATAACTATGCGAGGGACATGGTTAAACGCAAGGTAGTGAATGTGAAGTATGTGTCTACAAAAGATATATTAGCAGATCCATTGACCAAGCCTTTGTCTAGAGATGCATTTGTGAGGCACACTAGGTCTCAAGGCTTGCGTAGACTCTGA